The Larimichthys crocea isolate SSNF chromosome XXI, L_crocea_2.0, whole genome shotgun sequence genomic sequence ttggaAGGAGCTTTTTATATCAAGACACCGCAGATCCTCATCTCTGgggtccgccatgttgaacgGCCATGtctctacagcagcccagaactGACAAAACACTGACTTGAAGTAGGGCCTTTCACAGTTTTCACCAGTTTTGCCACCACAGTAatttcatgctaggaaggagagggtgaggcgacaGGTTACAATCAGTAACTAcacctacacactggtcctttttaaGTTGTTTCATTCTGAGGGGAAAACAAGTGCGTGTGCAAAATGACATTGTCAAAATATTTGACCTAAaatggtggcgctagaggaaaagtcaggagacCACCAAAGTCATTCGGATGCATCCTTTGGGGACCGTGAATGTCTGTACATTcattcatggcaatccatccactagttgttgagatatttcaatttGAACCAAAGTGATGCATTGACCAGCTAACCAATATTGCCATCCCTAGAACCACATCActactgtaattaaaaacaaagaagtacAATGAAGAAGTAAATAAAACTGCCTCCTACGTCACGTAGAAGAACTAGTCCTGGGCCTTTCTTTACAAGTCTCAAGAACACTGCCAACGCCTTCTCAAGCCAAGCTAAGAAGCAAGAAGTCAAGCCAAGGTTCACCACAACAATGAGTTTATATTGATGAAAGATATGTCACATGAAACACTATCGTCAGTCAGCAGCCAGTCTCTTCcttgtgtttatttactgttcAGACCTTTACCTTTCAGCTGCACAATCTTGTCAAAGAAGACAGCCTTAAACTCTTTCAATTACTACTTGCCAGTCTGACTGACAGACTGCCTGACTGACACCGTTATGAAAGTACTACAAGGGAGTATTTACAGTACATGGagctaaaaagctaaaaaaactaaaagctaCCAGCCACCAATGTGAACGTGTTTTCAAGTGTAAAACAAAGTCTGACCTTTTGCATCAGGTTACAGTGTGTTGGGAGGCTTCATTGTCAtgactttgacacacacacatgcagtctgTGTACTACGTACCTCCAAGCATAGAAGGGAATCATGTTTTCCATTCCCCACTGCAGCTGTATCCATGGGAGCGCAAATCAGGTCAGAAAAACATATCAACACGAGGAAACTCATATCACTTCCAGAGTGAGGAGAAAATGAGTAAGTGTGATCTTATGGCACATTCGTAGAGTAAGTCATCATATTACAATTGAATTAAAGGCACAAGTCAGGCAAGTGTTTCTCCAATCTGAAGTCATCAAGATTATGCCTATAAATAGATGTTAGTACGAACATGTGGCGTAATCGCTGTCTCCATTCAGTTAGTCAAACCAGCTAATATTAATATCAGTTTTAGGTTGTTCTCATGGCATGTATTTCCTTATTTTCCTATCTATCATGGAGTTAGTTCTAAAGTCACTGTATGTATAGTTAGTTATAGTATAGATCTTTAGGCTTGTGTATACGTGTAAAGTGATGTCATTTGAGACGTATATTCGCAggctggaaaaacacatttccatcttcattttatttcctaatgggaacaagaagaaaacactcTCTGGACTCCTGTGAAATATTTTCCAAGTTTCTAAATCTTTcgtttacactaatgaaaataaaagcctgtgCATGCTCGACTTTGTTTGAATATTTAGGAGCATCTACAGCATTAAGACAGACCGCAGCAAGCCTGAAGCTCAGCAGCAGTCTATGATCTTTCTCTGTACACAAGTCTGGGGCTGCTTGTGTGTTTATCAGAGAGCGGAGAGGCACAGGGCGAAGAGTGTGCTTACATTTCTCAAGGGGCATATTCCACTAATCCTGATTGCTATCTTGGTGCTATTGAAGTGGTGAGCATCTACACGCactgttaaaaaatgttgattagcTCGGCTTCTAACTGAGTTCATTGATGCAGAGGTTTCTATCCTTTATCAGAGCTGATAAAATACTTAGCGGATATCGAGGAGAGGTACTTCACCACATATTGTGTCTTTGTATCAGtgattacaaaacaaaaagatattatCATTTCCCAATAGCATGCTCCTAAAATGTTTGACAGGCTACATGTTAGTGACCtacttaaaatatttttgtggcTCAGTCATATAGTTCACTCACATTCTCCTGGCACATTGGTTATCTTTTCCCAAGTAGTAATGACTTGgtcttcacatttttctgtccCTCCAGGATGGATTTTAAAGGCTTATGGACTGCTATGACATTTGGAAGAGATATTTAAGATAGAAAAACCtgcaaaaataatgacattcccatcagttTCCTCTGTACGTTCAATTTATGCTGCAATCTATTGCAAGTCGATAACTCTGAGTGGATTTTACTGACTTTCTGATCTAAATGTGTCCCTGTGTATCTGCCTTGAGAAACACATGGATGCCTGAAATAAAGTGATGTTTGTATGGCGAGCCTCTGAACTAAAAAAAATGTCGACTATATTCAAGCTGAGGAGATGGCAACTACAAAGTTGTTACAGtaacacaacagaacacaagGTAAAAAATTTGCTGAAAAATGTTCTGTTCACTGTTTGCATCACCATATTCTTGAGTGAATAACTCGCTTTATACGTGCCAAACCTTAGCATATGATGTGATTTTCATTATAAGCAACATTAGCCTAATGATatcatttagctcaaagcatcCTTGACCATAAAGCACAGACAGTAACATGGTAGTGGACTCTTTGTCTTGTTGAATCAAGAACagagaagtgtgtttttaattttttacatgTCAAGCTCTGATGGACGGTGTTTTTGAACATCACGATCGTCTGTCAGTCAAACCAACAAAGCCAATATTTCTGCTGCACCTTTCTTCAATTCAAGTGTCAGAACAACCGCTATAGAGATCAATATAAGACAGTGATGCTCTGATTTATGACAGAGCACTGACCACAAGAAGGGCTGAGTTAGATTAAAAGAGCTGTAGTAAATTGGACTGCACATCCTTGACCCCCCTGattttcctgctgctgttaGTTTTCCATTTCACATGCAGAAGAGCACACAAAACTGAACCCATTGGCCTTAGTCAGTGGCTTCGATTGTTGCAATCTGCCTAAAGATCTGCTTGCATCCGTAGACTGCAAGCACAGTTAATGACCGATCAACCAgactgtgtacacacaaacacagagatcaGTTTACATCTCTCAAGTCTGCATATTCTGGCATCAATCTAGCATTTCAGAACAAGAGCAGTGATTCGAGGTCAGTTCTCACATCAGTCCTTCCACAGGCAATTTTTGTTTGTCTCCCCAGTGCCAAATAATCGTCAAGGCTACAATTCAGTCTTGAAGTATAAAGGATCTGTTGCTGTGTCTTTATCTGGCCTTGGATCAGGAGCCACTCGCCAAAGGGAGCGGACTGATGAGTGCTCCCCCATGTATGGCAGCTTTGTGAACCCTGTGATGAGAGATAGATGCTTGTTCCCTGTGTCCGTTCTCATTGTTGACCAAGTCCTCTATCATGTTTTGATCAACTTCGTTTGACCTTGCCATTCAGTGGTGCTTTGCCTGACAGTCACTACCCACCACTTGGATGTCAGTAAAGTATAAAATGCAGCCCTAGGATATGATGTATTCTGGTCATGGCCAATATTGGAAACAAACTATGTTAAATAATTAACTTTGGATACATTATTAATCTATATATTCATGCAAatcttattattttctgttctgtgctgtgtaaatacaatcacacacagcCAAAAACACATTAAGCACTTCTTATTTATACAAAATGGAAGCTGAAAATGTCTGCTTTTAGTTTACGCAGGTTTATTTCCCATTATGTTCACTCCATGTGGCAGTTTGTGCAATCTGGTGCTTTTCAGACACGACTTTATGTCGAATGATTTACAAACGGCAACTTTTGCACAGACGTGTGAGCAACGGCAAACATGAGCGCAGCTTTTTGCAGGCAAATAACTTTTCCTTTGAAAGACTCCTCTGAGAACATCTGCACGGGAACATCTGGGAATGGCAGGAAATTCGGCATCTCTCAGCGTGACGTGCAATGAATGTTTTTCAAGTACTTCAGAGGGATGAGCAGAGTAGTGAGCCTTGCAACCTCCAAACCCTGACACAATTTATGGAGTCCAGCACCAAGTGGTTTTCATTACCCATCTTCCAAACAAATTGCTGTATTGGGCTCACAGCTGGGGTGCTTGGGGTGATGTTTGTCTCCTGGCATAATTACTGTTATAATGTGTTTTCACAATATGTCCACAACATTGTTCCACTTGTTAACAATACATTTGGTGTGATGTAACTTGAATGAAGGCCACAGCGGAGGATTTTCATATCATTAACGCTTGCTACAGTGCATACTTGCATTATCCCCCCaccattttttttcacaaaagtCCTTGTCTGGGGTAAAACCACAGGACAAGAATTGTCTGTTAATAACAGGAATCCCCCACCAGTGTGACGGGACATTCCAGTTCCAGTTTAGAAACCATCCACTTTTAATAGTGTTCATCTGGCAATGGGTAGCTACGAATTATCTGCCAGGAATTATGGTATAAATTGTGCCTGAGACTGGAGAACTGAACAGACTGCACCTGGTCTGACACAGCTGTTTCGCACATAGTTCTGCAGTTTAGATCAAGAGGCCTGATTTTACGTTAAGACCTTGAAAATGTCTCAAGGGCTGAAAATAGAAAGGGAAAATGGTCTCTTTGCCCGGTTATTTAAAAACCCAATGATTTTAAGGTGTTTAATTTGGCATCCACAAGGTActggaagagaagagaaaaatcaTCCTTTGAAAATTTTAACTCACTCAGTATCGTTTCATTCGATTTACACCTGATTTGCTCTTCTAATAACCACaggatatatttaaatgtttgtcgTGGATTGGACTGAAGGGAGGATATTATGTAGAAACGTATTTGACTCCTTCATCTACTGGAAATGACAGGTATACTAAGCCACATAAGGAGGTTGCAGGTAAGGGGTTAATTTCATCAGCATTGCAGCTTTAATATGCAATCAGAGTACTCAAAGTCCATATCGAGCCTCCTGTTTACGTCTTGTTGTGCTTATTCAAGCCAAGCAGGTGCCCAGTTGAGTTTCATCCAGTGATTTAGAGAAGCATGTCCAACCTATTATCCCCTCTTCATCCATGCCTGTCTCAGCAGATTCTTTCTTCCTGCCAACATTTTACATTGTCCTTCGCAGCTAACAAGGACACAAAGGAGAGCAGGTTTATATGAGGGCTTGAGCAACGCCACTTAAGATAAGATACAGTTAGACTTTTTGAAAGGTTATCTAAAGTGCTGACACACTAACAAAAACGTCTCACTTCTTGACCCAGTTCTGCAAACGTGAGTAAAACAAATTTACTGCCTTGTATAAAAAAGAAGGGAGAGGGAAACCTAGAGCCGAATCAGTCGACGTCATGTTAATCAGCTTTAGAGATTTTGTAATGTACGTTATATATTGAGCAGTATAATATTGTCTTGTACACTACAAATTATTCTGTAGATTAAAGTAACACTGAAGGTGTAAAACTATACAGGAATATATTGGTACAGTACCTGAGTACGTCAGgcaacactgaaaaacaagGAATGTCAGCACAATCATAAAAGTATCAGAAGCAACAATAAGTGAATGAACTACCACAGTTACAGTATTTATATGCACACTACATTTAGAAACTTAAGTGTTTGTTATAATTGGATTTCTGTAgattatgtatttaaaaaaaaattaacacagTAATTGATGTATCAAAAAAGAGCCCAACTAATCATCTTATCACAACAATCATTTGACTATAATGCTTGACAATATCAAACTTCACATGGAAATGATTGGAGAATAAGGAACATGGGACATAGTTGGAAAGCCTGCAGATGTACAGCACATGCAACAATAgaggataaaatgttttttggttttagtCTACGTTTTTGATTACCAAAACACTGGGGTGACATTTCAACAAGACAGACGTGTATGTTGAACACATcttcaaacagtttttattttcatttaattcttAGCGTACATGATTTAAAGtcttgtttatgttttcacTACAGTAAATTAAGtataataatttaaatctgTGACATTTTGACTTTCTGGTTTTATGTTCTTCTTCACTAACACCACTAAAGATTATGACTACTAAAGGTACAGCatgaaaatgaccaaatgaTTTGTCGTTTAGTGAAATGCCCTCATGCTAAATGTGTACAGTTGAATTATATTCTTACAACATATAGAGTGTATAATAGTCTGTGAAGCTGATTTGTGCGGTTAGTACCTGTCAAACATACTGATGTCTGAGAGTTGTCACAAGGATTCAAGAGACAACAATAATGAAACACTATATAACTTTACTCTCTTCATATCTGTGTAGTTTGACTTGGATCGTCCTGCAGCTGAAGACCCCTCAAACCTCGGCTGGAATGTAAAACAGGTGCTGCACAATTGGTTCCTCCACAGTGGGGGCGAAAGAAAAACAGCCGCCCCTGCAGGAACATGACTGACAGGACATCACATTCTCCAGCCAGCTGTGTCTCCAGATGATCCCTTATTTACACAGCCCGACTTAAGGGATAACATACAGCATGCATATAATATATTATGCATTCTTCATTATTCAACTGCAAAgaccacaacaaaaaaatcccaTATTATTACGGTATTATATCAAGGAATATTGAAAATTCCTTGATAGCatactttctgttttctctggtaGATTACTTTTGATATCACAACAGCATATTTGTTTCTAAAGATACgcagataaaaacaaatgaaacaatctgaGCTCTTTCTTTGACACCTTGTGTGTTCTTCAAGTGGCGCTGTAACATCTGGCATGGATTTATACATCGAAATCCTGGCCGGGGATTCAAAGAGAAGAGTTTTTAATTGAATCCACTCCGACGACTGTGAGACTGAAATGTCTTTTGGCAAGAACCTTCGAATACATACTCATGTTGCTTTGTCATGTGACCTCTTTCACAgattgaaatagtttttttcccccctttttgtGACTCCTGTGTCAAACTGACAGTCTTTTCAAGCTCATAGGAGTGAAGACTAGTAACTTCTTTTAGCaaaatggacagacaaagaTAGTTTCTTTCTTAAATGAAACACGTATTTTATTAAACACCTTTTCAACATAAGCACCAGTTGTGGTTTTGGTTTGTTCGTGAATGTCTACGGCTGCCTCCCTTCCATAGTCCAGCCCTGACCATAGCTCATACCAGCACAACACTAAACCTACTGCTGTGcaacaatacacacattcacagcccACAGACAGCAAATTGCTTCTCTCATTCCCCACCACGCCCTGCCTTCGTTCTCAGCcacctgcaaaacaaactgTGCTGGAAATTTCACTACAAATTACCCTGTGTCTGCCAAATCCCCCCGGGAGCAGAGGAAATCAAAACCCTGGATCTCCCTGCCCCCACAGAAACAGACCATAGCCTCACTCACACATAAATCATGTAGATTGCATTTTTGTTTATAAATCTAacaatcatgttttcttttatttgatacatttacataacctactttaatatttaaactggaCTGAATGTTAGTTGAATTGTTATCTAATACTTATTTTTAACATTAGAAGAAAAACTACTGTTAACCTTTCACCAAAAAAGCTGATTTGAATGAAAGTGTCTGGAGGTGAAGAATAGAAACCATATGAAAATTCCCCAGTTTGCTTTTGTCAACACCAATTTCAGGAACAACCCATACTTCTGTGGGCTTCGGGTCAACATGACATCGTGAAACTAAGCCTCCATTCCCACtaagaaagagtgaaaactgAGACCTGTTTCGCTTCAGGGGAAAATCAAAGGAAGGCACATACCTTAGCAGTGAATAATGATCAACAGCATAAACCTAACAGCATGGACATTATAAGGATCACAGTGCCTCCTGGTGAcggctctgcagagctgcaaacAGACAGGAATgtcaggcagagagagagtgagtcagTGGCCGATGTGCCAGAGAGATGAGTGTTGAAAGCTCTTTGGAAAAAGGATTAGGGCTGTTTATGTTGGCCAAGTGGCTCGCTGCCAGCTGCTCAAGTGTGCAAACTTCTTAAAGCTGCAGAGCTTCGGGTTGGTTGTGAATCTTTTCACTCTATTTACCCTCCACCCAAAACTGTATGGATGGTTGTGCTTTGTTCAAGGGGAAAGCCCCCTCCGCCTCAGCCCCAGCCTTCATAAAAGCACACTCTACCCCCTAAAAATATGTTGGATTTGAAGCCAGTCGTTCTCTGACACCCACCccgaaacacacacatgcatagatATAGTAGTTTAATATATTTCCACCTTAAATACAAGCAGAAGCCCTCTTAATGTATTTGTTTCTTATTACCTTTAAGTCAAATGCTGTACAGGAGTGTAATCTCACAGCAACGCTAATCAGACACACCATATTTGGATTGTCAAAAACAAGAATCTGATTATATTGAGTAAAGCTGTCCTCTACAGGAGCAGACTTGATATGGATTTCATCAAATAAAGAAAGGCAGGGAGTAGAAGTGTCCAGGTTGGAggtaaaagggaaaaaaaggagggggtTGGTGGGGGCATGTATCAACAGTAGGATAAGACACAGCCTGGGAGCTGGCGAGATGCCAGGGCTGTGCGGCCTGGAGCTAGATCAGAGCAGGATTCGTGAGCTGTAGTTATGAGATGAGGGTCTCAGGTCATGGAATAATAAAAGGAATAGAGCCTCTGCAGCAATAGAGCTAAACTACTACTTTAATTCTGGAGAATTGGAGACTTCTAATGcagcttgtttttcctctcacctATAGGTTGTCAGATTACTGTCTGACCTTCACAAGCTTCACATATTCACAAACTTTTTGACCTTTACAGCTGTCCCTGTCCTTTTAAGTTCCTACAACAGTTAAACTGTCTCATTAGGACACGTCTTAAACAGTGATTTTGGCTAATATACAGCTGTTTCAGTACACAGTACTATCCCTGAGCCAGAATATCCGGGATCAGACCCTGCTACAACAAGCTTCCAGAGGTGATCTTGTGCTATGACTTGCACAGGAGTGGATTAATTTTGACCTTATAGTCCTGGTGGTTGTGTGACAGTCTgaaatcatatttcattttactttgtaTGTTGACGGTGTCTTGTGTGTTCGTCACTGATttataaattttaaaaaaacgtacTGTGTAATGAGTGAATACATAGTGAACATTTCAACTTGTAAGGATAGCGACAAGCTAAGAAGTGAAGACTTCTCTCTCAATGGCAAATCAAGCAAGACTTGACATCAATCTATAACTTCTGTGGGTCATGTAACTCTTtaacaaatgtttcaaaatcCCTGTTGCACCTGCGGTTGTTGCTCCATTACTGTGTTTGTCTACTTTgaattttaaagtaaatataaagagAAATTGTGTTCAAACTACCAGCACTAGTTCACATCCTCAGGATTAGCAAGAGATTGCATGATTGTCTGTCCATAACTGTCCAAGTTGCAAGCTCAAGTTCTGAGTGTTGGTATGTTTGGTTCACTAGCTGCCATTGTTTATCATCATTTAAAACTATTTAGACAATCTCTTGTAATTCAAAAATCTATGTAACAAACCATATATTCATCCTGCAAGCAATTTGACTCAAGAGCTGTCAAGAAAATTTGTACAGTATGACTAcctctgcaaaaacacacagaaacactgtgcaTCCTGCCATCTTGTGGCAACTGAGGGTATTTCAACTAACCACACACAATAAACCTTGTATTCAAAGCTACTGCCAAAGTACAAACTATAGCTCCACAttatatgtatgcatatatgGTTGGATATTTGGTAGAAGTATTTTCATCAGCGTACATGTGTGCCCAACcctgatacacacaaacaagtgtGATAAAAATAACCTTGGAGGAAAgaagtcacaaaaaaacaaagacatcaaCATGTCAGAGACACTTTCACACTGTAAAGTTTGTATTCAAAGAACATGCTGAATAAAACCATTCTTGCACATCCATCAAAATTTCTGTCTAAAATTGTTTACAAACTGACTTCAATGTTTGAAAAATCCGTCGACAAAATGACATTCCCagtttcattaaattaaaatacttcagactttaaaaagtgcattgaaaaacactcacacattcaccATCTGTTCATGGTGGACTTAAGTACCAATCAAACAATGTAAGATCGACTATGCAATACTATATAACTCTGACAAGGAAGGTTTAAGGCACTTTCTAATATCCCACTAACTAATTCAGGGAGCTTGTACAATGCAACATCTTGTATTCTGAAGATGGTGAGGTGTCAAGttgaaacaataacaaatatctTGCACCAAATTCGgactgtaaacacagtttaCACGTTTGGCGCTGTATTCAGACCCAGAGAAAAGGCATGATGGACATGGCAATAACTCAAAGGAGAGTTTGAGTATTTTGAAGTGCGGTTGTATGAGGTTCTTATGCAGTTAGTCCAGTAGACGGCAGTGTTTAACATATGTTTAACTTTACACTACACTGAAAATatcagactgaaatcaaacttcACTTTTCTAATGAAGGgacatgcttgtgttttttatggctgtgtgatccaaacagctgatctgcggTGTAATACAATGAGTTCTACAGTTAGCACAGAtgaaaaaggctgaaaaaagTGGTGAAAATCTAAATATGGCTCACAATTAAATGATAAGGATGTTAAGATCAGTGCATAGGTCTCTGCTTCTGTGCTGGGATTTGTGTTTCTCCAAAGCTGCGCCGACCTTACACCAACTATGCATCATTGTACGTCATACAAAGTTACTTCAAAATACCAGAACTATCACtttaacaataaacacacagatgcaaaaaATAAGTTACATCAAATAAGGCACACAAATAATGCTCAAACTCATTTCAAATATAGTTTAACCTCACACAGTTTTGGCAATAGGGGAATAAAAATTCATCTCCCATTAGATTTTAggcaaaaatttaaaaatatattaactgTATTGCAATAGATACCTGATATATAACACTGATATGTCACTAGATGCGTTGATGACTGCTGACAACAGGCACTGGTGCATAGGCAGGTTGTGGTAAAACCGACAAAGAAATATCAACAGTAGCGGAGGAACTGCAATCCAAAGCAAATGAATGATCAACAGTATCAAGAGTAACATTTCATGAAAGTATACTCTATATAAAAGCGGTTAGATCAAATGTTAGTGTCCTAAACTGTCACAAAGAGTTTGCAGTGATTTACCTTCACTTCAAGATGATTCATTAAGTATTTGAGTCAAGCGTCACAGAACTAAAAGCTAAAATTCACTGTTGGAAACTAGAGACATGGTGGTATTGCACAGAGATGTGAAGAAATTTGGCTTCATCTTGAATGTCACGTACTTCAGAGACCATCTAACCCAACTGTCTTATATAATTACTCTGGTTTTCTGGGACTCAAATCTGCACTATCCTGGTTCTTGAAAAGTCTTCCGTTCTCCTGTATTATGGTGTGTCCCTGAGGTATTGGATGACTGCATACCACCGCTACCATCTGTCGGTAAAACTATTCcattatcttttgttttgaaataaatgacataaaacaacGGCAGGACGATGCCTATCAGGAGCATGGCGACTACAGCGTTCCACCACTGGATGCCCCAATCTGCACCGTGGCCAGTCAGGCGTTGTCCTCTGAAACCAAACCTTTGCCGTTTCTCTGAGTTATCCAAAAAATCCTCATCTTGATCATTCGTGGTCTGAATCAGTTTCTCTATATCGTGGTCCACCTCCATTAGAAAGTCCGTGACTTCCTGTAGATGTGGCTGGGCTCTGGCTTTGTCCTGAGGCTTCGCTGGCGTAGCTGATGATGAATGTGGCATTTCTTCTTGAGGGTCACTTAGGTCTGTGCAAGTCTCGGTTAAAAAGCTGTGTTTCTGAACAGGTATTTTGATAGACTTCAGTGCAAATAAATCTTGTTCCTGCATGAGGTTATTCAAACGCTTTATATCTGCCACCTGTTGACAGAGACAGGAATGAAGGTAGATAAATGTTAACACTTTATATGCCACTGAAGAAACCAGAAATTTAAAAAGATGTGCCTAAAATCTTTACCTTGCAGCCATATTGCAGTGCCAGCTTGTTGAGATTGTCACCGTCTAACACCTCCCGCTCCAGCAGCTGGACATTCCTCAGTCTGTCCTGCTCCTGCTCTTGGTAAACCTGTGGCCTCATCTCCATGACACTGAACTCCTCATCATCTGAGGACACGGTGGACTCATTCGGCCTTCTCTTGAACATGTAAACCTGGCCATCTGCACTGGCATGGACATCCACTGGGGCCTGGAAAGCCCGTGGACCGTGTTCTCCCCGCCGCATGATGAAACACAAGCCTGTGAGTCCAAGGATACAAACAAggatacaataaaaataaatcacataacTCCCGCCAAGACATGTATATAAGTCTATCTAGCCTCTGCTCCGTCTTGTGTAACTGCGTGCAGTTTGCTCAGAAAgggtttctttttgtctttttgaaaaGAAAGACTCAGGAGTGAAATGTGAGCGGCTCTTTATTCAAGATGAACAAGTCTAGAAAAAATGACACATAGTTGCTGGATGCTAAatctctcctctgtgtccaGCACAAGCACAAAACGACATTTTTGTGCCAAAAGGATTCCTGTGGAAGCCAAGCATTTATGTTAAATGATGTTTTGGCCCAACAGTGGATATCTGGCAGCGCAATCATAAATCTACTAGACCCCATGAGAGGCGACACCATTCTCTACCCCTGAACTGACACACCCTTAATCTGCCTTTGAATCCTACACTCACCCAAACAAAAAGCAGATACTTGGCAGCTTGACCCGGTCTTATATCTTCACTGAATCTGCTGAGGCTAAACTGTAGACGTTGGCCCGACCAGCTTGAATAGGCGGCTTCATCTGAATGCCGCTCAACCGTCCAATAGCCGCTGTTGATCTACTTGCACTGGTCTTACTAACAGCCACTAGTTAGCTACCTTTCATGTATGAGAACCATTTTATGAGtgaaagaataaagaaataacagtTTCAATTAGAAAC encodes the following:
- the lysmd4 gene encoding lysM and putative peptidoglycan-binding domain-containing protein 4, giving the protein MRRGEHGPRAFQAPVDVHASADGQVYMFKRRPNESTVSSDDEEFSVMEMRPQVYQEQEQDRLRNVQLLEREVLDGDNLNKLALQYGCKVADIKRLNNLMQEQDLFALKSIKIPVQKHSFLTETCTDLSDPQEEMPHSSSATPAKPQDKARAQPHLQEVTDFLMEVDHDIEKLIQTTNDQDEDFLDNSEKRQRFGFRGQRLTGHGADWGIQWWNAVVAMLLIGIVLPLFYVIYFKTKDNGIVLPTDGSGGMQSSNTSGTHHNTGERKTFQEPG